From the genome of Paraburkholderia sp. BL10I2N1:
GAGCAGATGCGACATGTCCATCAGCTTGTGAGCAACAAGATGCCGGACCTCACCCTCGCACTGCCATACGCCGAGTACGCCGAGCAGTGACGCGCCCAGCACTTCCTTGCGCTGTCGCTCCAGTACCTTCGGCCAGATAATCACATTGACATTGCCGGTCTCGTCTTCAATCGTGATGAAGATGACACCCTTTGCGGTATCGGGTCGTTGACGTACCGTAACAATGCCACAGCCGCGAGCGAGCCGCCCATTTCGATAGGTCTGCAGCGTGGACGCCGGCATCAATCTGTTCGCGAGTAGTTGCGGGCGCAGGAGTTCCAGCGGGTGTCGTCCCAGCGTCAGCCCCATCGAACGGTAGTCATACACGATGTCGTCAGCTTCGGACGGCGCACCGAGCACGGGCGTCTCGTCTTCCGGCATTACCGACGCCAGCATGTCCCTGTCCGGTACCGCGGCAACCGACTGCCACAAGGCCTCCCTACGGTTGCCTGCCAGCGAGGAAAGCGCGTTGGCCGCGGCGAGCACCTGCAGGTCGTGACGATCAAGCTGCGCACGGCGGGCCATGTCGCTTACGCTCTCGAATGACCGCACCGCCCGGGCGGTCTCAATGCGTTCGGCGGACCCATCCCGCATGCCGCGCAGCAGCGAAAGACCGAGACGTACGACGGGTCTGCTGCCATCAGTCCCCTGCTCAAGCGAGGAATCCCATCCGCTGATGGTCACATCAACCGGCAGCACCACCACACCATGCCGCTTCGCGTCCTGGACCAACTGGGATGGCGAATAGAACCCCATCGGCTGGCTGTTCAGCATCGCCGCCAGAAATGCTTCCGGCTCATGCCGTTTGAGCCAGCTGCTGGCGTACACCAGCAGCGCGAAGCTCGCCGCATGGCTCTCCGGAAACCCGTACTCACCGAACCCTTTGATCTGCTGGAATATGCCGTCTGCGAACGCCTGTTCATAGCCGCGTTCTTTCATGCCATTCACAATGCGGTCGTAGTACTTTTCAAGTCCTCCCTTCCTTTTCCATGCCGCCATCGCACGACGCAACTGGTCGGCTTCGCCCGCCGTGAAACCTGCGGCCAGCATCGCAACCTGCATCACCTGTTCCTGGAAAATCGGCACGCCTAGTGTGCGCGATAGAGCGATTTTCAGCGCCTCACCGGGATAGGTGACCGGCTCGAATCCCTGACGACGCTGCAAATACGGGTGGACAGCGCCACCCTGAATCGGGCCGGGACGCACGATCGCCACTTCAATGACCAGGTCGTAGAAGATCCGTGGCTTCAGCCGGGGCAGCATGCTCATCTGGGCACGCGATTCAATCTGGAACACGCCCACCGTATCCGCGCGCGAAATCATGTCGTAGGTTTCCCGGTCTTCGGGCGGAATGTCCTGCATTTCAAAGCGTTCGCCACGCTGCTCCGAGACAAGGTCAAGCGTGCGCCGGATGGCTGACAGCATCCCGAGGGCGAGCACATCGATTTTGAGCAGCCCCAGCGACTCAAGGTCGTCCTTGTCCCACTGGATGACGCTGCGCTCGGCCATGGCAGCGTTCTCGACAGGGACCAGCCGCGTCAGCTTGCCTCGACTGACGACAAAGCCACCTGAGTGCTGCGACAGGTGGCGGGGGAAGCCCAGCAGCTGCGTGGCAAGCGACGCCCACGCCTGGATCAGAGGCGTCTCAGGGTCAAGGCCGCAGTCCGCGAAGCGCTTGAGCAGGTCCTTGCGGCCGTCGAACCAGTGATGGGATTTCGCCACCGCATCGACTATCTGCGGGTCGACACCCAGGGCCTTGCCTGTTTCCCTCAGCGCACCACGCGGACGGTATGTCGAGACGGCCGCTGCAATCGCTGCCCGGTCGCGGCCGTACTTGCGATAGATGTACTGGATGACCTCCTCGCGCCGCTGGTGTTCGAAGTCGACATCGATATCAGGTGGCTCGCCGCGCTCCTTTGAGATGAAGCGCTCGAACAGCATGTTCCCGCGTGCAGGGTCCACTTCGGTCACCCCGAGGCAATAGCAGACCGCAGAGTTGGCCGCTGACCCACGCCCCTGGCAGAGGATATGCTGACTGCGGGCAAACCGGACGATGTCGTACACAGTCAG
Proteins encoded in this window:
- a CDS encoding error-prone DNA polymerase; translation: MDSPFTALPAYAELFCFSNFTFLHGASHAEELAERAAQLGYAALAVTDECSLAGVVRAHVAAKEAKLPFIVGSYFRLVNADGSPAFGLILLARNREGYGNLSELITLARTRAPKGEYRLTPQDLSRPEKEYRHLRGMPDCLAILVPDFPAREEVLEAQVEWLDDTFTGRAWVGLVLHQRAMDDIHRGAVEFIARKQDVPVVALGNVVMHVRSRKPLQDTMTAIRVGKPVHECGYSLAPNAEQHLRSRLRLANLYPEDALAETVNIAGRCTFSLDELRYEYPDELVPDGFTPAAYLRQETWIGAQRRFPAGIPHNVQEQIEYELELIADLQYEPYFLTVYDIVRFARSQHILCQGRGSAANSAVCYCLGVTEVDPARGNMLFERFISKERGEPPDIDVDFEHQRREEVIQYIYRKYGRDRAAIAAAVSTYRPRGALRETGKALGVDPQIVDAVAKSHHWFDGRKDLLKRFADCGLDPETPLIQAWASLATQLLGFPRHLSQHSGGFVVSRGKLTRLVPVENAAMAERSVIQWDKDDLESLGLLKIDVLALGMLSAIRRTLDLVSEQRGERFEMQDIPPEDRETYDMISRADTVGVFQIESRAQMSMLPRLKPRIFYDLVIEVAIVRPGPIQGGAVHPYLQRRQGFEPVTYPGEALKIALSRTLGVPIFQEQVMQVAMLAAGFTAGEADQLRRAMAAWKRKGGLEKYYDRIVNGMKERGYEQAFADGIFQQIKGFGEYGFPESHAASFALLVYASSWLKRHEPEAFLAAMLNSQPMGFYSPSQLVQDAKRHGVVVLPVDVTISGWDSSLEQGTDGSRPVVRLGLSLLRGMRDGSAERIETARAVRSFESVSDMARRAQLDRHDLQVLAAANALSSLAGNRREALWQSVAAVPDRDMLASVMPEDETPVLGAPSEADDIVYDYRSMGLTLGRHPLELLRPQLLANRLMPASTLQTYRNGRLARGCGIVTVRQRPDTAKGVIFITIEDETGNVNVIIWPKVLERQRKEVLGASLLGVLGVWQCEGEVRHLVAHKLMDMSHLLGELPSISRNFH